From one Flavobacterium sp. N502536 genomic stretch:
- a CDS encoding aminotransferase class I/II-fold pyridoxal phosphate-dependent enzyme, translated as MNVDQFPDRIIEINQEHYLYFGGTAYLGLPTNRAFQELVIKNMLRWGTTYGSSRNANIKLTAYENGETFLARYIQSESAVTVSSGMLAGKLVLEQLLTTTDCFFHFSDLHTAIKTPNSLPVFLNNQINPRLLDAKAEKISILTDGVPSHQTKTIDLSLLKEIPHHKEITLLIDESHSLGILGQNGCGLYSGIDLPIKRKIMVSSLGKALGLSGGVIASDVSFINQIKNTDTFVSAAGMNPAFVQTLADATEIYSVQHQKLLDNLHYIDQKLIKNDTIQFDKTYPLLYLEDENLIEILEANKIIIANFKYQKDTAPLNRIVITANHVKDDLDKLIDVLNQSSGL; from the coding sequence ATGAACGTCGATCAATTTCCGGACAGAATCATTGAAATCAATCAGGAGCATTATTTGTATTTTGGAGGAACAGCTTATTTGGGATTACCCACAAACAGGGCTTTTCAGGAATTGGTCATTAAAAATATGCTGCGATGGGGAACAACCTATGGAAGCTCCAGAAATGCCAATATAAAACTAACGGCTTATGAAAACGGTGAAACTTTTCTGGCCCGTTACATACAATCCGAAAGCGCGGTTACCGTATCCTCCGGAATGCTTGCCGGAAAACTGGTTCTCGAGCAATTGCTTACAACCACCGATTGTTTCTTTCATTTTTCAGATTTGCATACCGCAATTAAAACGCCCAATAGTTTACCAGTATTTTTAAATAACCAAATAAATCCAAGGCTGCTGGATGCTAAAGCAGAAAAAATCAGCATTCTTACTGACGGAGTTCCCTCCCATCAAACCAAAACCATTGATTTGTCGCTTTTAAAAGAAATTCCCCATCATAAAGAAATTACTTTACTTATAGATGAATCTCATTCACTTGGGATTTTAGGCCAAAATGGCTGCGGACTTTACTCGGGTATCGACCTTCCAATTAAGCGCAAAATCATGGTGTCGTCTTTAGGAAAAGCACTGGGCTTAAGCGGTGGCGTAATTGCCAGTGATGTTTCTTTTATCAATCAGATCAAAAACACCGATACCTTTGTCTCAGCTGCCGGAATGAATCCTGCTTTTGTTCAGACGCTGGCGGATGCAACCGAAATTTACAGTGTACAACATCAGAAACTGCTGGATAACCTTCATTATATCGATCAGAAACTAATCAAAAATGACACAATCCAATTTGATAAAACATACCCTTTACTTTATTTAGAAGATGAAAATCTAATCGAAATACTGGAAGCAAACAAGATTATTATTGCCAATTTCAAATACCAAAAAGACACAGCTCCTTTAAATCGAATTGTGATTACGGCAAATCACGTTAAAGATGATTTAGACAAATTAATTGACGTTTTGAATCAAAGTAGCGGCTTATAA
- a CDS encoding dipeptide epimerase, protein MELILREYNLKLKHTFTISRESIDFQPSLIVELKSDGFSGFGEATSNPYYKTTVPMMIQDLEKIRGIIENTTNETPEIFWAKIYPYLKNDMFALCALDMAYNDLYARKKGKKLYDLWNYTIDRNPLTDYTIGIASIEKMVSKMQELPWPIYKIKLGTKEDIAIVKELRKHTDAIFRIDANCGWEVDETIHNAIKLKKLGVEFLEQPLKADHWDAHKEVFKHSVLPIIADESCIIEEDVAKCFNHFHGVNVKLVKCGGLTPGKRMIEEAKKLGLKTMVGCMTESTVGISAIAHLLPQLDYVDMDGALLLAEDIATGVTIKNGVIHYSELNGTGVTLI, encoded by the coding sequence ATGGAATTAATTTTAAGAGAGTACAATCTAAAACTCAAACATACTTTTACCATTTCCAGAGAATCAATTGATTTTCAGCCTTCGCTAATTGTAGAGCTCAAAAGCGATGGTTTTTCGGGTTTTGGAGAGGCCACTTCAAATCCGTATTATAAAACAACCGTTCCGATGATGATTCAGGATTTGGAAAAAATCAGAGGCATTATCGAAAACACTACGAATGAAACTCCTGAAATTTTCTGGGCAAAAATTTATCCGTATTTAAAGAATGACATGTTTGCTTTATGTGCGTTAGACATGGCTTATAACGACCTGTATGCACGCAAAAAGGGTAAAAAACTATACGATTTATGGAATTACACTATTGATCGAAATCCGCTGACAGATTATACGATTGGTATTGCTTCTATAGAAAAAATGGTTTCAAAAATGCAGGAGCTTCCGTGGCCTATTTATAAAATTAAACTAGGGACAAAAGAAGACATCGCCATTGTAAAAGAACTTCGAAAACATACCGATGCTATTTTCAGAATCGACGCCAATTGCGGCTGGGAGGTTGACGAAACCATTCATAACGCCATTAAACTAAAAAAACTAGGAGTCGAATTTCTCGAACAGCCTCTGAAAGCCGATCATTGGGACGCGCATAAGGAAGTTTTCAAACATTCGGTTTTACCCATAATAGCGGACGAAAGCTGTATTATTGAAGAAGATGTAGCCAAATGTTTCAATCATTTTCACGGAGTAAATGTAAAATTGGTGAAATGCGGTGGTTTGACTCCGGGGAAACGCATGATTGAAGAAGCCAAAAAATTAGGACTGAAAACGATGGTGGGCTGCATGACAGAATCTACCGTGGGAATCTCGGCAATTGCGCACTTATTACCTCAACTGGATTATGTGGATATGGATGGAGCCTTACTTTTAGCAGAGGATATTGCCACCGGTGTCACCATAAAAAATGGTGTAATCCATTATTCTGAACTTAATGGAACCGGAGTTACTTTAATCTAA
- a CDS encoding alpha/beta hydrolase — MIRRFFFFIFLWVTAIAGAQNSTASKNVSTFTIEAPQLKTTKKIWLYLPEGYSATAKKRYSVMYMHDAQNLFDAKTSYAGEWNVDEKLDSLKAPVIVVGIEHGNDNRISELTPYKNDKYGGGNADNYLDFIVKTLKPYIDQHYKTKTKAKNTLIMGSSLGGLVSYYAILKYPETFGKAGVFSPSFWFSNDIYTLTTQTPKIKTKIYFLCGDKESDDMVTDMTKMERLLDTKHCYCLHLTKSKIVKGGEHNEKLWRDGFAKAIIWLGY; from the coding sequence ATGATTAGGAGATTTTTCTTTTTTATTTTCTTATGGGTAACGGCTATCGCCGGCGCACAGAACAGTACTGCTTCCAAAAACGTATCGACTTTTACGATTGAAGCCCCTCAATTAAAAACCACCAAAAAAATATGGCTTTATCTTCCTGAAGGTTATTCGGCTACAGCCAAAAAGAGATACTCCGTGATGTATATGCACGATGCTCAGAATTTGTTTGATGCCAAAACCTCGTACGCAGGCGAATGGAATGTAGACGAAAAACTGGATAGCCTCAAAGCACCCGTAATTGTAGTGGGTATTGAACACGGAAATGACAATCGTATAAGCGAATTAACGCCCTATAAAAATGACAAATATGGTGGTGGAAATGCCGATAATTATCTCGATTTTATTGTAAAAACCTTAAAACCGTATATTGATCAGCATTACAAAACAAAAACCAAGGCAAAAAATACCCTTATTATGGGAAGTTCGCTTGGCGGATTAGTTTCGTATTACGCCATATTAAAATACCCGGAAACCTTTGGAAAAGCGGGTGTATTCTCGCCATCCTTCTGGTTTTCGAATGACATTTATACTTTGACAACACAAACTCCTAAAATCAAAACCAAGATTTATTTTTTATGCGGAGACAAAGAAAGCGATGATATGGTAACCGATATGACAAAAATGGAACGTTTATTAGATACGAAACACTGTTATTGTCTTCATCTGACCAAATCTAAAATTGTAAAAGGAGGCGAACATAATGAAAAACTTTGGCGTGATGGTTTTGCGAAAGCTATAATCTGGCTGGGGTATTAA
- a CDS encoding excinuclease ABC subunit B, which produces MNTETEKRSLLLEMIAFSTVDGQLHKREYDFLWLVAQELNIGPDVFRDLFHQESAGIVIKSEFQRIQQFYRLALIMYCDGILHEKEAKAIQQISIEMGLNPNATRRVLDLMKNAPNAIIDPKVLLKVFQEQHN; this is translated from the coding sequence ATGAATACCGAAACAGAAAAGAGAAGTTTACTTTTAGAAATGATTGCTTTTTCTACCGTTGACGGGCAGTTGCATAAGAGAGAGTATGATTTTTTGTGGCTGGTAGCCCAGGAGCTCAATATTGGCCCGGATGTTTTTCGTGATTTATTTCATCAGGAAAGCGCTGGTATAGTTATAAAATCGGAGTTTCAGCGCATTCAGCAATTTTACAGACTGGCATTGATTATGTATTGTGATGGTATTTTGCATGAAAAAGAAGCAAAAGCCATACAGCAAATTTCCATTGAAATGGGATTGAATCCAAACGCTACCAGACGTGTTTTAGATTTAATGAAAAATGCGCCAAACGCTATAATTGACCCTAAAGTTTTATTGAAAGTTTTTCAGGAACAGCACAACTAA
- the uvrB gene encoding excinuclease ABC subunit UvrB, with protein MNFQVSSEYSPKGDQPQAIEKLSQGIIDGEKYQTLLGVTGSGKTFTVANVIQEVQRPTLVLAHNKTLAAQLYSEFKQFFPNNAVEYFVSYYDYYQPEAFMPVSGVFIEKDLSINEELEKMRLSTTSSLLSGRRDILVVASVSCLYGIGNPVEFQKNVIEIARDQVISRTKLLHSLVQSLYSRTEADFTPGTFRIKGDTVEVYPSYADDAFRIHFFGDEIEEIESFDAKTSQVIEKFQRLTIYPANMFVTSPDVLQNAIWEIQQDLVKQVDYFKEIGKHLEAKRLEERTNFDLEMIRELGYCSGIENYSRYLDGREAGTRPFCLLDYFPDDYLMVVDESHVTVSQVHAMYGGDRSRKENLVEYGFRLPAAMDNRPLKFEEFEAMQNQVIYVSATPADYELQKTDGIYVEQVIRPTGLLDPIIEIRPSLNQIDDLIEEIQVRCELDERVLVTTLTKRMAEELAKYLTKVNIRCRYIHSDVDTLERIEIMQDLRKGIFDVLIGVNLLREGLDLPEVSLVAILDADKEGFLRSHRSLTQTIGRAARNLNGKAIMYADKITASMQKTIDETNYRRTKQINYNTENNITPQALNKKIDSAFTKNPLVEYELGHTIPVAAEPQTAYLSKSELEKMIREKRKSMEKAAKELDFLQAAKLRDEIKKLQEQLS; from the coding sequence ATGAATTTCCAGGTATCCTCTGAATACAGTCCAAAAGGTGATCAGCCGCAAGCAATTGAAAAACTTTCACAAGGCATTATAGATGGTGAAAAATACCAGACTCTGTTAGGAGTTACGGGATCCGGAAAAACCTTTACGGTAGCCAATGTCATTCAGGAAGTTCAGCGACCAACTTTGGTTTTAGCGCACAACAAAACGTTGGCTGCACAGTTGTATTCTGAATTCAAGCAATTCTTTCCCAATAACGCTGTAGAGTACTTTGTTTCCTACTACGATTATTATCAGCCGGAAGCTTTTATGCCGGTTAGCGGAGTATTTATTGAGAAAGACCTGTCCATCAACGAGGAACTCGAAAAAATGCGTTTGAGCACTACCTCTTCGCTGCTTTCCGGACGTCGTGATATTTTAGTTGTAGCTTCGGTTTCCTGTCTGTATGGTATTGGAAATCCTGTTGAATTTCAGAAAAACGTTATTGAAATAGCGAGAGATCAGGTTATCTCCCGAACCAAATTATTACACAGTCTGGTTCAGAGTTTATACTCCAGAACCGAGGCAGATTTTACGCCCGGAACATTCCGAATTAAAGGAGACACCGTTGAAGTATACCCAAGTTATGCCGATGATGCTTTTAGAATTCACTTCTTTGGTGATGAAATCGAGGAAATAGAATCTTTTGATGCCAAGACCTCACAAGTCATTGAAAAATTCCAGCGACTGACGATTTATCCGGCCAATATGTTTGTGACTTCCCCTGATGTTTTGCAAAACGCTATTTGGGAAATCCAACAGGATTTAGTCAAACAGGTTGATTATTTTAAAGAAATAGGAAAACATCTGGAAGCAAAACGTTTGGAAGAACGTACTAATTTTGATTTAGAAATGATTCGTGAACTGGGCTATTGCTCCGGAATTGAGAATTATTCAAGATATCTGGACGGAAGAGAAGCGGGAACGCGTCCTTTCTGTTTGTTAGACTATTTCCCAGATGATTATCTGATGGTAGTCGACGAAAGCCACGTAACAGTCTCACAGGTTCACGCCATGTACGGAGGTGACCGCAGCCGAAAAGAAAATCTGGTCGAATACGGTTTCCGTTTGCCGGCCGCAATGGACAACCGACCTTTGAAGTTTGAGGAATTTGAAGCCATGCAAAATCAGGTCATCTACGTATCTGCAACACCTGCCGATTATGAGCTGCAAAAAACAGACGGAATTTATGTCGAACAAGTCATTCGCCCAACCGGCTTATTAGATCCAATTATTGAAATCCGACCAAGTTTGAATCAGATTGATGATTTGATCGAAGAAATTCAGGTGCGTTGTGAATTGGATGAAAGAGTTTTAGTAACTACACTGACGAAGAGAATGGCCGAAGAACTAGCCAAATATTTAACTAAGGTAAACATTCGTTGCCGCTATATTCACTCTGATGTCGATACACTGGAACGCATTGAAATCATGCAGGACTTACGTAAAGGTATTTTTGATGTTCTAATTGGAGTAAACTTACTTCGTGAAGGTCTCGATTTACCCGAAGTTTCTCTTGTTGCTATTCTAGATGCCGACAAAGAAGGTTTTTTAAGAAGCCACAGATCGCTGACTCAAACGATTGGTCGTGCTGCAAGGAACCTGAACGGAAAAGCAATTATGTATGCCGATAAGATTACGGCAAGCATGCAAAAAACGATCGATGAAACCAATTATCGCAGAACAAAACAGATCAATTATAATACTGAAAATAACATCACACCTCAGGCCCTAAACAAGAAAATTGATAGTGCCTTTACTAAAAATCCGCTGGTGGAATATGAATTAGGACATACCATACCGGTTGCAGCAGAACCTCAAACCGCTTATTTATCGAAATCGGAGTTGGAAAAAATGATTCGTGAAAAACGAAAATCAATGGAGAAAGCAGCAAAAGAACTGGACTTTTTACAAGCGGCAAAGCTGCGTGACGAAATTAAAAAACTACAGGAGCAACTGTCTTAG
- a CDS encoding alpha/beta fold hydrolase: MPKLLFKAVLLFLLAGCAASKKAKFDDYVFKTKSEKQTYIDSYNQTLKLWGIPYTEENIQTAYGTAHVIVTGLKNGKDLVLLHGMDASSSMWYPNIKALSKKHRIYAIDFIIEPGKSTLTSKSLSSDEIALLYNEIFNHYKLKNFDIIGASRGGWIATLLATQNNNSIDKIVLLSPAQTFKFIDKVRKTTSALMLKLFPNEKKFEKTLQTFSTHPEKISPVYKKQFYLANKYAKSNSSMFKMRPFSDAELQSITNPVLILIGDRDVINSEESLERAKKFLIHSQTKTISDAGHFLSIDQSKIVNNAMIDFLE, translated from the coding sequence ATGCCAAAATTACTCTTCAAAGCAGTATTGTTATTTTTGCTTGCCGGTTGTGCCGCTTCAAAAAAGGCAAAGTTTGACGATTATGTTTTTAAAACAAAAAGCGAAAAACAGACCTATATCGATTCATACAATCAGACTTTAAAGCTTTGGGGCATTCCGTATACCGAAGAAAACATACAGACAGCTTACGGAACAGCCCACGTAATTGTTACCGGATTAAAAAATGGCAAAGACTTGGTTCTGCTACACGGAATGGATGCAAGTTCCAGCATGTGGTATCCCAACATAAAAGCACTCTCCAAAAAACATCGCATTTATGCAATTGATTTTATAATAGAACCCGGAAAGTCTACTTTGACCTCTAAATCTCTTTCCTCAGACGAAATTGCCCTTTTGTACAATGAAATTTTCAATCACTACAAATTAAAGAATTTTGATATTATAGGAGCGTCACGTGGTGGCTGGATTGCAACATTATTAGCTACCCAAAACAACAATTCTATTGATAAAATAGTACTGCTAAGTCCTGCACAAACGTTTAAATTTATAGACAAAGTGAGGAAAACAACTTCTGCCCTAATGCTGAAACTGTTCCCAAATGAAAAGAAATTCGAAAAAACACTCCAAACTTTTTCTACTCATCCCGAAAAGATCAGTCCTGTTTACAAAAAGCAATTCTATCTGGCCAATAAATATGCGAAATCAAATTCAAGCATGTTCAAAATGCGTCCTTTTTCAGATGCTGAACTCCAATCCATCACCAATCCGGTTTTGATTTTAATTGGAGATCGTGATGTTATCAATTCAGAAGAAAGCTTAGAAAGAGCAAAAAAGTTTTTAATTCATAGCCAAACAAAAACAATATCGGATGCAGGGCACTTTCTATCGATTGATCAGTCGAAAATAGTGAATAACGCTATGATTGACTTTTTAGAATAG
- the rlmF gene encoding 23S rRNA (adenine(1618)-N(6))-methyltransferase RlmF codes for MKTTDNSEKNNLHPRNLHRSRYDFELLIANCPELKAQVAVNIHGIETIDFSNPLSVKLLNKALLKTYYDIQNWDIPKNYLCPPIPGRTDYIHYLADLLAETNNGNIPKGPSVLGLDIGTGSNCIYPVLGNAIYDWSFVGTDIDEKAIANCSKIIEANPKLIEAISLQQQTESRFIFKNIITPEDRFTFTMCNPPFHSSAEDANQSTARKVSNLNPKEKKKTNPVLNFGGQNAELWCDGGEIGFVTQMIYESARYAMQCLWFTTLVSKRDNLSSIYKTLNKVNAATIKTIDMSQGQKTSRIVAWSFLSETQQKAWKLENA; via the coding sequence ATGAAAACAACAGACAATTCCGAAAAAAACAATTTACATCCTCGAAATCTTCATCGTTCCCGTTACGATTTCGAACTTCTTATCGCGAATTGTCCTGAGTTAAAAGCACAGGTTGCCGTAAACATTCACGGAATTGAAACTATTGATTTCAGCAATCCTCTTTCAGTAAAACTGCTGAACAAAGCTTTACTGAAAACCTATTACGACATACAAAACTGGGATATTCCTAAAAACTATCTTTGTCCACCTATTCCCGGAAGAACGGATTATATTCATTATCTAGCCGATTTACTGGCCGAAACTAACAACGGAAATATCCCTAAAGGCCCGTCAGTGTTAGGCTTGGATATAGGAACAGGCTCTAACTGCATCTATCCCGTTTTAGGAAATGCGATTTACGACTGGAGTTTCGTAGGAACAGATATTGACGAAAAAGCGATTGCAAATTGCAGCAAAATTATCGAAGCCAATCCAAAACTGATTGAGGCTATAAGCCTTCAGCAGCAAACGGAATCGCGTTTTATTTTTAAAAACATCATCACCCCCGAAGATCGTTTTACTTTTACAATGTGCAACCCACCATTTCATTCTTCGGCTGAAGACGCCAACCAAAGCACCGCACGCAAAGTTTCAAACTTAAATCCGAAAGAAAAGAAAAAAACAAATCCTGTTTTGAACTTCGGAGGTCAAAATGCAGAATTATGGTGTGATGGAGGTGAAATTGGTTTTGTAACTCAAATGATTTATGAAAGCGCCAGATATGCTATGCAATGCTTATGGTTTACCACTCTGGTTTCAAAAAGAGACAATCTTTCCAGTATTTACAAAACATTAAACAAAGTAAACGCTGCTACCATCAAAACAATCGATATGTCTCAGGGGCAAAAAACAAGCCGAATTGTAGCCTGGTCATTTTTAAGTGAGACTCAACAAAAAGCATGGAAGCTGGAAAACGCTTAA
- a CDS encoding thiamine diphosphokinase: MSSHHIVRDDQEPALIIANGAACNPELLGQLLEWSPLVIVLDSAIERVIELGIKVDVLLGDFDRGFDPEIYKTTQYPIEIVHTPDQDKTDLEKAFDYLIDRKIPAVNVVWATGKRADHTITNITNIARYRDLLKIVILDDHSKVFLLPRKFEKWYTEKTPISLIPIGIVNGIYSTNLLYPLTNDTLTIGYRTGSSNAVLQDGLVTIIHTDGDLLLMECMD; this comes from the coding sequence ATGTCTTCACACCATATCGTACGCGACGACCAGGAACCCGCTTTAATTATCGCCAACGGAGCAGCATGCAATCCGGAATTATTAGGACAATTACTCGAATGGTCTCCGCTGGTTATCGTACTCGATTCAGCCATTGAAAGAGTAATTGAACTGGGCATCAAAGTCGATGTCCTTCTGGGTGATTTCGACCGTGGCTTTGATCCTGAAATTTACAAAACAACACAATACCCTATCGAAATCGTTCATACACCCGACCAGGACAAAACCGATTTAGAGAAAGCTTTTGACTATTTAATCGATCGCAAAATACCTGCTGTAAACGTCGTTTGGGCTACCGGAAAACGTGCAGACCATACCATCACCAATATTACCAACATTGCCCGTTACCGCGATTTGCTAAAAATTGTTATTCTGGACGACCATTCTAAAGTTTTTTTACTGCCCCGTAAATTCGAGAAATGGTATACCGAAAAAACACCTATCTCCTTGATTCCGATTGGGATTGTCAATGGCATTTATTCGACCAATTTGCTCTATCCGCTTACAAACGATACCCTAACGATTGGCTACAGAACCGGAAGCAGCAATGCTGTTCTACAGGATGGTTTAGTAACAATCATCCACACCGATGGTGATTTGCTGTTGATGGAATGCATGGATTAA
- a CDS encoding DinB family protein, with protein sequence MLIETLKLLFNRDLNKLKAEIESYPNESQIWAIAPGISNSAGNLCLHLIGNLNTYIGAEIGKTGYIRDRPLEFSLKDVPKSELIGKIENTILVVNTALDSLTEADLEQTYPQIVFEKEMSTGFFLVHLSTHLAYHLGQINYHRRLV encoded by the coding sequence ATGTTGATTGAAACCTTAAAATTGCTTTTTAACAGAGATCTGAACAAATTGAAAGCCGAAATCGAATCGTATCCAAACGAAAGTCAGATTTGGGCAATTGCACCGGGCATTTCCAATTCAGCCGGAAATCTTTGTCTGCATTTAATAGGAAACCTAAACACCTATATTGGAGCCGAAATTGGAAAAACGGGTTACATCCGTGATCGTCCCTTAGAATTTTCATTGAAAGATGTTCCAAAATCAGAGCTAATCGGTAAAATCGAGAATACTATTTTGGTTGTAAACACTGCGCTCGACAGCCTGACCGAAGCTGATTTAGAACAAACTTATCCGCAAATTGTTTTCGAAAAAGAAATGTCAACAGGCTTCTTTCTGGTACATCTTTCTACGCATTTAGCGTATCATTTAGGGCAAATCAATTACCACCGACGTCTTGTTTAA
- a CDS encoding GyrI-like domain-containing protein: MEAKIQILPEKKLIGKYVTMSFLENKTHQLWSSFMPKRKEIKNTIDANLYSLEVFPTAHFDNFDPGNTFEKWAAVEVSAFDEMPLEMKPLVIPTGLYAVFVHKGPQSEGHKTYHEIFVDWLPNSEYMVDERPHFAVMTEKYKKEDPDSEEEIWIPITHKA, from the coding sequence ATGGAAGCCAAAATTCAGATATTACCCGAGAAGAAACTAATTGGTAAATACGTTACAATGTCATTTCTTGAAAACAAAACGCATCAACTGTGGAGTTCTTTTATGCCAAAACGAAAAGAAATTAAAAACACAATCGACGCCAATTTATATTCGCTCGAAGTTTTTCCTACTGCACACTTTGATAATTTTGATCCCGGTAATACCTTCGAAAAATGGGCTGCAGTCGAAGTCTCTGCTTTTGATGAAATGCCACTGGAAATGAAACCATTGGTAATTCCTACCGGATTATATGCTGTTTTTGTACATAAAGGTCCGCAAAGCGAAGGTCATAAAACCTATCATGAAATTTTTGTAGATTGGCTGCCAAATTCAGAATATATGGTGGATGAAAGGCCTCATTTTGCCGTAATGACTGAAAAATACAAAAAAGAAGATCCCGATTCTGAAGAAGAAATCTGGATTCCGATAACTCATAAAGCTTAA
- a CDS encoding DUF4249 domain-containing protein has translation MKKASILMIVLISIFFTSCEEVVDVNLDTAPPKLVIEAAINWQKQTTGKQQTIKLTTTTGYFQNVIPTVAGATVFIKNSQNTQFNFIEVPKTGRYVCSNFVPVINETYTLTVISGGITYTATETMKAVAPISRIEQNNQGGFTGKDIETRAYFNDPADDDNFYLFKYMYSSKITSTYYVTEDKFFQGNEYFSTSDDDDLKIGDEIEITHYGISKQYYNYMNILVSIAGNNSGGPFQSPPATVKGNIINTVDKANYPLGYFSLSETDYKKYKIK, from the coding sequence ATGAAAAAAGCAAGCATTTTAATGATAGTTTTAATATCGATTTTCTTCACAAGCTGTGAGGAAGTTGTAGATGTTAATTTAGATACTGCCCCTCCAAAGTTAGTCATCGAAGCTGCGATAAACTGGCAGAAACAAACAACCGGAAAACAACAGACTATAAAACTGACCACTACAACTGGTTATTTTCAAAACGTTATTCCAACCGTTGCGGGAGCGACCGTATTTATAAAAAACAGTCAGAACACACAATTCAACTTTATTGAAGTTCCCAAAACCGGACGATATGTGTGTTCGAATTTCGTTCCGGTAATTAACGAAACCTACACCCTAACCGTGATTTCGGGAGGCATTACCTATACTGCTACCGAAACCATGAAAGCAGTAGCACCCATAAGCCGAATTGAGCAAAACAACCAAGGCGGTTTTACCGGAAAAGATATTGAAACCAGAGCCTACTTTAATGACCCTGCCGACGATGATAATTTTTACCTCTTTAAATATATGTATTCGAGCAAAATTACCTCAACTTATTATGTTACGGAGGACAAGTTTTTTCAGGGAAATGAATATTTTAGCACATCAGATGATGACGATTTAAAAATTGGAGATGAGATCGAGATTACCCATTACGGCATCTCAAAACAGTATTACAACTATATGAACATACTGGTGAGTATAGCCGGGAATAATTCTGGCGGACCTTTTCAGTCCCCACCCGCAACTGTAAAAGGAAACATTATTAATACTGTTGATAAAGCCAATTATCCGTTGGGTTATTTTTCGCTTAGTGAAACAGATTACAAAAAATACAAAATCAAATAA